In Strigops habroptila isolate Jane chromosome 2, bStrHab1.2.pri, whole genome shotgun sequence, one genomic interval encodes:
- the LOC115604034 gene encoding 2-oxoglutarate receptor 1-like, with amino-acid sequence MNTTNDNLANPTTWQDTEGDFLNCTDVQVGLKTLYLPIMYSIIFMVGFPGNVIAICVYSFKMRPWKSSTIIMLNLALTDLLYLTSLPFLIHYYANGEHWIFGDFMCKFIRFGFHFNLYSSILFLTCFSALRYVVIVHPMKFFHIQRKRWTAVACAAIWVILLAAVSPINFLISSKEEQNRSLCLDLTSSENLGTIRWYIWLLTSLGFFLPLLTVTVCYVLIIYTLASGPHTRACYKLKARRLAIVLLVVFYACFLPFHIFRVARVELRLCPVSCHMEKQIHSAYIISRPLAALNTCCNLLLYVVIGGNFQRAILSLSRCKWNKYIQQTGSNNYMTKSEITLKL; translated from the coding sequence atgaaCACAACAAATGACAACTTAGCCAACCCCACCACCTGGCAAGACACTGAAGGTGATTTTCTCAACTGCACTGATGTGCAAGTTGGTCTGAAGACTTTGTACCTCCCGATTATGTACAGCATCATCTTCATGGTGGGCTTCCCAGGAAACGTCATTGCAATTTGTGTTTACAGCTTCAAGATGAGGCCTTGGAAGAGCAGCACCATAATCATGCTGAACCTTGCACTCACAGACCTGCTCTACCTCACCAGCCTGCCTTTCCTGATACATTACTATGCCAACGGGGAGCACTGGATCTTTGGTGACTTCATGTGCAAGTTCATCCGCTTTGGCTTCCACTTCAACTTGTACAGCAGCATCCTCTTTCTCACTTGCTTCAGTGCCCTCCGCTATGTGGTGATTGTCCACCCTATGAAGTTCTTCCACATCCAGAGGAAGCGGTGGACAGCGGTGGCTTGTGCAGCCATTTGGGTGATCTTACTGGCAGCTGTCAGCCCCATCAACTTCTTAATCTCTTcaaaagaggaacaaaacagATCCTTATGCCTCGACCTTACCAGCTCTGAAAACCTGGGCACAATCAGGTGGTATATCTGGCTGCTGACCAGCCTGGGCTTCTTCTTGCCCTTGCTGACAGTGACTGTGTGCTATGTGCTCATTATTTACACCTTGGCTTCCGGGCCCCACACACGGGCTTGCTACAAACTAAAGGCTCGCAGACTTGCCATCGTCCTCTTGGTGGTCTTCTATGCGTGCTTCCTCCCCTTCCACATTTTTCGGGTGGCTCGGGTTGAACTACGGTTGTGTCCAGTCAGCTGCCACATGGAGAAACAAATCCACTCCGCTTATATCATCTCTCGGCCACTGGCTGCACTCAACACCTGTTGCAACCTCCTGCTTTATGTTGTGATCGGAGGTAACTTCCAGCGGGCCATACTCTCTCTTTCAAGGTGTAAGTGGAACAAATACATCCAGCAGACTGGGAGCAACAACTACATGACCAAGTCAGAAATCACATTAAAGTTATGA